From the Roseibium salinum genome, one window contains:
- the rlmH gene encoding 23S rRNA (pseudouridine(1915)-N(3))-methyltransferase RlmH, translated as MRFTLSCIGRIKAGADKDLFDRYLDRARKTGRGLGITAVAVNEVPESRAQRAQDRKDEEAKTLLHALQAGARLVVLDENGSNLTSEAFSRKLEGWKNEGVPEVVFAIGGADGHGRNVLERADLKLALGAMTWPHQIARILLAEQIYRALTIQSGHPYHRA; from the coding sequence ATGCGCTTTACGCTATCCTGCATTGGCCGGATCAAGGCCGGTGCGGACAAAGACCTTTTCGACCGTTATCTGGACAGGGCCCGCAAGACCGGCCGTGGCCTCGGCATTACCGCGGTCGCGGTCAATGAAGTGCCGGAAAGCCGCGCCCAGAGGGCACAGGACCGGAAGGACGAAGAGGCGAAGACCCTGCTTCATGCGCTCCAGGCCGGAGCCCGCCTCGTGGTTCTCGACGAGAACGGCAGCAACCTGACCAGCGAGGCCTTCAGCCGGAAGCTTGAAGGCTGGAAGAACGAGGGGGTGCCCGAAGTGGTTTTTGCCATCGGCGGCGCTGATGGTCATGGCCGCAACGTTCTGGAGCGGGCCGACCTGAAGCTGGCCCTCGGCGCGATGACCTGGCCGCATCAGATCGCCCGGATCCTGCTGGCCGAGCAGATCTACCGTGCCCTGACGATCCAGTCCGGCCATCCCTACCATCGCGCCTGA
- a CDS encoding GNAT family N-acetyltransferase — MMTLPELKTRRLILRPLEANDAAAIADLGGRDFQIVRWLTGASWPYVEGEAEDYVDHLIAADPMKTEAVYAVTLGGVFIGVVAVEAPGDLKDLPDLPTIGYWIGRAFQGHGYASEAVDAVLEWAFEAYGTGAIAARAFEENTRSRALLRKKGFKPYAMTERFAKALDRRVTNVVVRLDRSDFEARREVA, encoded by the coding sequence ATGATGACATTACCGGAGCTGAAGACGCGGCGCCTGATCCTGCGGCCGCTGGAAGCAAACGACGCTGCGGCGATCGCCGATCTCGGCGGCCGTGATTTCCAGATCGTACGCTGGCTTACCGGCGCATCCTGGCCCTATGTGGAGGGGGAGGCGGAAGACTATGTCGACCATCTCATCGCGGCGGATCCCATGAAAACCGAGGCGGTGTATGCGGTGACGCTCGGCGGCGTCTTCATCGGCGTCGTGGCCGTGGAAGCGCCGGGCGACCTCAAGGACCTGCCCGACCTGCCGACGATCGGCTACTGGATCGGCCGGGCCTTCCAGGGCCACGGCTATGCCAGCGAGGCCGTGGACGCGGTGCTGGAGTGGGCGTTCGAGGCCTACGGCACCGGCGCGATCGCCGCCCGCGCCTTTGAGGAAAACACCCGCTCGCGCGCGCTGCTTCGCAAGAAGGGCTTCAAGCCCTACGCCATGACGGAACGCTTCGCCAAGGCGCTCGACCGCAGGGTGACCAACGTGGTGGTCCGGCTCGATCGGTCCGATTTCGAGGCACGCAGGGAGGTGGCGTGA
- the proB gene encoding glutamate 5-kinase: MAPLMSASSSSRSLKGFSRIVVKIGSALLVEQGELKRAWLDAVIADIVTLSQAGAEVLIVSSGSIALGRGILGLHRGPLKLEESQAAAAAGQIALAQAYADALSAHGRKAGQILLTLGDTEERRRYLNARATIGTLLKLGAVPIINENDSVATSEIRYGDNDRLAARVATMASADCLVLLSDIDGLYTAPPQTNPDAVFLPEVPRITPEIEAMAGSAGSELSRGGMKTKIDAGKIAMAAGTSMVITSGKELNPLKRLDEGARGTWFPALATPASARKAWIGGHLEPRGEITLDDGAVKAMQSGKSLLPAGVTSIRGTFTRGDAVILLSPAGRIIGRGLIAYDADEAQLIAGRNSREIEAIVGYPGRAEMIHRDDLVLEDGFLNGTR, translated from the coding sequence ATGGCACCCCTGATGTCCGCCTCGTCCTCGTCCCGAAGCCTGAAGGGCTTCAGCCGGATCGTCGTCAAGATCGGGTCGGCCCTGCTGGTGGAGCAGGGAGAGTTGAAACGCGCCTGGCTGGATGCCGTGATCGCCGATATCGTCACGCTGTCGCAGGCCGGGGCCGAGGTGCTGATCGTCTCCTCCGGTTCGATTGCCCTCGGCCGCGGCATTCTCGGCCTGCACAGGGGACCGCTGAAACTGGAGGAGAGCCAGGCGGCCGCGGCCGCCGGGCAGATTGCCCTGGCGCAGGCCTATGCCGATGCCCTGAGCGCCCATGGCAGGAAAGCCGGCCAGATCCTGCTGACCCTGGGCGATACGGAGGAGCGCCGCCGTTATCTCAACGCGCGGGCGACCATCGGCACCCTGTTGAAGCTGGGCGCCGTGCCGATCATCAACGAGAACGATTCCGTTGCCACGTCCGAGATCCGTTATGGCGACAATGACCGCCTGGCCGCAAGGGTGGCGACGATGGCGAGCGCCGACTGCCTTGTGCTGCTCTCCGACATCGACGGCCTCTATACGGCGCCCCCGCAAACCAATCCGGATGCGGTGTTCCTGCCGGAGGTTCCGAGGATCACGCCCGAAATCGAGGCGATGGCCGGAAGCGCCGGCTCGGAGCTTTCCCGTGGCGGCATGAAGACCAAGATCGATGCCGGCAAGATCGCGATGGCCGCCGGCACCTCCATGGTCATCACCTCGGGCAAGGAGCTCAATCCGCTGAAGCGGCTCGACGAAGGGGCAAGGGGCACGTGGTTCCCGGCCCTGGCGACGCCGGCAAGCGCCCGCAAGGCCTGGATCGGCGGCCATCTGGAGCCGCGCGGCGAAATCACGCTGGACGACGGAGCGGTCAAGGCGATGCAGTCCGGCAAGAGCCTGCTGCCCGCCGGGGTGACCTCCATCCGCGGCACGTTTACCCGCGGCGATGCGGTCATCCTGCTCAGCCCGGCAGGACGCATCATCGGCCGTGGCCTGATCGCCTATGACGCCGACGAGGCACAGTTGATCGCCGGGCGCAACAGCCGCGAGATCGAGGCGATCGTCGGCTATCCGGGCCGCGCGGAAATGATCCACCGGGACGATCTGGTCCTGGAGGATGGCTTTTTGAACGGAACGCGCTAA
- a CDS encoding GNAT family N-acetyltransferase, whose protein sequence is MLPEIPTGRLVLRPVVPDDLPVVTRLIGEYDVAKMLSLVPHPYSLSDAKAWYGLNAAKVENGERAFAIDNGDGLIGVMSVGRPVDEPEFGYWLGKDYWGRGFATEAGRAALGWLFETTPATTIMSGALNENPASLKVLKKLGFGDEKPYLLPIRAHGEKLPGTRVRLHRDRFLSASGAW, encoded by the coding sequence ATGCTTCCTGAAATCCCGACCGGACGCCTTGTCTTGCGCCCGGTCGTGCCCGACGACCTGCCGGTGGTGACCCGGCTCATCGGGGAATACGACGTTGCAAAAATGCTGTCCCTGGTGCCTCATCCCTATTCCCTGAGCGATGCGAAGGCGTGGTATGGCCTTAATGCCGCCAAGGTCGAAAACGGCGAGCGGGCTTTTGCCATCGACAATGGCGACGGGCTGATCGGCGTCATGTCCGTCGGGCGTCCCGTCGACGAACCGGAATTCGGGTATTGGCTCGGCAAGGACTACTGGGGGCGGGGCTTTGCAACGGAGGCCGGGCGCGCGGCGCTCGGCTGGCTGTTCGAAACCACGCCGGCAACCACCATCATGAGCGGGGCGCTCAATGAGAACCCGGCTTCTCTGAAGGTTTTGAAAAAACTCGGGTTTGGCGACGAAAAACCTTACCTGCTTCCGATCAGGGCGCATGGCGAAAAGCTTCCCGGCACCCGGGTCAGATTGCACCGGGACAGGTTTCTGTCAGCAAGCGGAGCATGGTGA
- a CDS encoding glutamate-5-semialdehyde dehydrogenase, producing the protein MLDVVEAKTTEELMAGIGQRARAAGRILATAPAEQKNAALSEMALAVRAATPEILAGNRLDIEAMKAGGQTAAFLDRGTLDEQRIEAIAKALEDIKALDDPVGSVIAAWKRPNGLKIERVRTPLGVIGVIYESRPNVTADAGALCLKAGNAVILRGGSDTIHSNKAIHAALQQGLAAAGLPEDAIQIVPVTDRAAVGAMLRGLDGNLDVIVPRGGRSLVERVQSEARVPVFAHLEGIVHIFVDKAAELENAVDVIVNSKLRRTGICGALETLLVHEDVAHSHLPVIVKALQDRGCEIRGDDRVRDICENIVPASEDDWSSEYLDKILSVKVVEDLDAAMDHIATYGSNHTDCILTEDQAAADRFQREVDSAIVLHNASTQFADGGEFGMGAEIGIATGRMHARGPVGVEQLTSFKYKVHGTGQTRP; encoded by the coding sequence ATGCTGGACGTTGTGGAGGCAAAGACCACCGAGGAGTTGATGGCAGGGATCGGGCAGCGCGCCCGGGCTGCCGGACGGATCCTTGCCACCGCCCCAGCGGAGCAGAAGAACGCGGCGCTCAGCGAGATGGCCCTGGCCGTGCGGGCGGCAACGCCCGAGATCCTGGCCGGAAACAGGCTCGATATCGAGGCCATGAAGGCGGGCGGCCAGACGGCCGCTTTCCTCGACCGCGGCACGCTCGATGAACAGCGGATCGAGGCTATTGCGAAGGCGCTGGAAGACATCAAGGCTCTGGACGATCCGGTCGGCAGCGTCATCGCCGCCTGGAAGCGGCCGAACGGGCTGAAGATCGAACGCGTGCGCACGCCGCTCGGGGTGATCGGCGTCATCTATGAAAGCCGCCCGAACGTGACGGCGGATGCGGGCGCGCTGTGCCTGAAGGCGGGCAATGCGGTGATCCTGCGCGGCGGTTCCGATACGATTCATTCCAACAAGGCGATCCACGCGGCCCTGCAACAGGGGCTCGCCGCCGCGGGCCTGCCGGAAGATGCCATCCAGATCGTGCCGGTCACCGACCGGGCGGCGGTCGGCGCCATGCTGCGCGGCCTTGACGGCAACCTGGATGTGATCGTCCCGCGCGGCGGCCGCAGCCTGGTGGAACGGGTCCAGAGCGAGGCGCGCGTGCCGGTCTTCGCCCACCTGGAAGGCATCGTGCATATCTTCGTCGACAAGGCGGCCGAGCTGGAAAACGCGGTGGATGTGATCGTCAATTCCAAGCTTCGCCGCACGGGCATCTGCGGGGCGCTGGAAACGTTGCTGGTGCATGAAGACGTCGCCCACAGCCATTTGCCGGTCATCGTGAAGGCGTTGCAGGACCGGGGCTGCGAGATCCGCGGCGACGACCGAGTGCGCGACATCTGCGAAAACATCGTGCCGGCCAGCGAGGACGACTGGTCGAGCGAGTATCTCGACAAGATCCTTTCGGTGAAGGTGGTCGAGGACCTGGACGCGGCGATGGACCACATCGCCACCTACGGCTCCAACCACACGGACTGTATCCTGACCGAAGATCAGGCCGCCGCGGACCGTTTCCAGCGGGAAGTCGATTCGGCCATCGTCCTGCACAATGCCTCCACGCAGTTTGCCGATGGCGGCGAATTCGGCATGGGCGCGGAAATCGGCATCGCCACCGGACGCATGCATGCCCGCGGCCCGGTCGGTGTCGAGCAGCTGACCAGCTTCAAGTACAAGGTTCACGGGACGGGCCAGACGCGGCCATGA
- a CDS encoding GNAT family N-acetyltransferase, which yields MIPTLETERLVLRPMTFEDWPDYANVMQSGHARFMGGPVSVEKAWGMFCHDLALWRLFNHGALMIEERGGGQCLGQVGINYGPLFPEHEIGWFLYPQAQGKGIAFEAAKAFRDWGFRERRLPTLVSYVDPDNLRSRKLAERLGATLDAAAPRNDPRDLVYRHAAPRMDDL from the coding sequence GTGATTCCAACCCTGGAAACGGAGCGCCTGGTCCTGCGCCCGATGACGTTTGAGGATTGGCCCGACTACGCCAATGTCATGCAATCCGGGCATGCAAGGTTCATGGGCGGGCCTGTTTCTGTGGAAAAGGCGTGGGGGATGTTCTGCCACGACCTGGCGCTCTGGAGGCTTTTCAACCACGGCGCGCTGATGATCGAGGAGCGCGGCGGCGGGCAGTGTCTCGGCCAGGTCGGCATCAATTACGGGCCGCTCTTTCCCGAACATGAAATCGGCTGGTTCCTTTATCCACAAGCGCAAGGAAAAGGCATTGCCTTTGAAGCGGCAAAGGCGTTTCGTGACTGGGGCTTCAGGGAACGGCGTCTGCCGACGCTGGTCAGCTACGTGGATCCGGACAACCTGCGCTCGCGAAAACTCGCCGAACGGCTCGGCGCAACGCTGGATGCCGCCGCGCCGCGCAACGACCCGCGCGACCTGGTTTACCGGCACGCCGCGCCGCGGATGGACGATCTTTAA
- a CDS encoding GNAT family N-acetyltransferase — translation MSDVEIRTQRLALRRPRPQDLERCAELLGDYEVARMLSRVPYPYDIELGRRFITSAMANWSDPVGAEELSFHVDRDGEMVGGLSFKELQETPKIGYWLGRPYWGKGFISEAAGAAVAWLFGNTGHERIVCEAMTENPASLKVAEKLGFRVIGEVGCASVSRGGTVPAIRTELTRTDFLNGLSPQKGLTAGQ, via the coding sequence ATGAGCGATGTTGAAATCAGAACGCAGCGCCTGGCGCTTCGCCGGCCCCGCCCGCAGGACCTGGAGCGCTGCGCTGAATTGCTGGGCGACTACGAAGTTGCCAGGATGCTGTCGCGCGTGCCTTATCCCTATGACATTGAGCTTGGCAGGCGATTTATCACCAGCGCCATGGCAAACTGGTCCGATCCGGTCGGGGCCGAAGAGCTGAGCTTCCATGTCGACCGTGACGGCGAAATGGTTGGCGGCCTCAGCTTCAAAGAGTTGCAGGAGACCCCGAAGATCGGCTATTGGCTGGGGCGGCCCTATTGGGGCAAGGGGTTTATCAGCGAAGCGGCTGGTGCAGCGGTCGCCTGGCTGTTCGGCAACACGGGCCACGAACGGATCGTGTGTGAAGCGATGACGGAAAATCCCGCTTCCCTCAAAGTGGCGGAAAAGCTCGGGTTTCGTGTGATCGGCGAAGTGGGTTGCGCAAGCGTGTCGCGTGGCGGCACGGTGCCCGCCATTCGAACGGAACTGACACGTACGGATTTTCTGAACGGCCTTTCACCTCAAAAAGGCCTGACAGCAGGACAATAA
- the rsfS gene encoding ribosome silencing factor, which translates to MSTPLQASVSADLAADLLDTVLTSLEDSKAEDLVTLDISGKSSLADHMVIVSGRSHRHVGAIADHLLKDLKSAGAVKATVEGLSLCDWVLIDAGDVIVHIFRPEVRGFYNLEKMWAPETDETPHYIG; encoded by the coding sequence ATGTCCACTCCCCTGCAGGCTTCCGTAAGCGCTGATCTTGCGGCTGACCTTCTCGATACGGTTCTCACCAGTCTCGAAGATTCCAAAGCTGAGGACCTTGTTACTCTCGACATCTCAGGCAAAAGTTCGCTGGCCGATCACATGGTGATCGTCTCCGGCCGCTCGCACCGCCATGTGGGTGCGATCGCGGATCATTTGCTCAAGGATCTGAAATCGGCCGGTGCCGTCAAGGCAACGGTTGAGGGTCTGAGCCTCTGCGACTGGGTGCTGATCGATGCGGGCGATGTGATCGTTCACATTTTCCGTCCGGAAGTGCGCGGCTTCTACAATCTTGAAAAGATGTGGGCGCCCGAAACGGACGAAACACCGCACTATATCGGCTGA
- the rpmA gene encoding 50S ribosomal protein L27: MAHKKAGGSSRNGRDSAGRRLGIKKYGGEAVIPGNIIARQRGTQWHPGTGVGMGKDHTIFATVEGKVVFQAKANKRTYINVLPVAEAAE, encoded by the coding sequence ATGGCACATAAAAAGGCAGGCGGCTCATCCCGCAACGGCCGCGACTCAGCCGGCCGCCGTCTCGGCATCAAGAAATACGGTGGCGAAGCCGTGATTCCGGGCAACATCATTGCACGTCAGCGTGGCACACAGTGGCACCCGGGCACAGGCGTGGGCATGGGCAAGGACCATACCATTTTTGCGACCGTGGAAGGCAAGGTAGTGTTCCAGGCGAAAGCCAACAAGCGAACCTACATTAACGTGCTCCCGGTAGCGGAAGCAGCGGAGTAA
- a CDS encoding S41 family peptidase, producing MIRKASLLLVGALMGAAVVTTMSQVPINVSVAANAAATDTYRQLNLFGDVFERVRSDYVEVPDDAQLIESAINGMLTSLDPHSSYMSPKSFRDMQVQTRGEFGGLGIEVTMEEGLVKVVTPIDDTPAAKAGIRAGDYITAIDGEQVQGLTLNEAVEKMRGPVNTDIVVTIRREGTVDPFDVTITRDVIRIRAVRWREEDDVGYIRLTQFNEQTFDGLQEGIEEMTANIGADKLKGFVIDLRNNPGGLLDQAIAVSDAFLDRGEIVSTRGREADETQRYNARAGDLTAGKPVIVLVNGGSASASEIVAGALQDHRRATVLGTRSFGKGSVQTIIPLGANGAIRLTTARYYTPSGTSIQAKGILPDIESLQTLPEDLVGRAETKGEAGLRGHLEADGEEEGSGSQAYVLPDPKDDAQLNLALDLLRGTQVNSAFPPVPDTAAKN from the coding sequence ATGATACGGAAAGCTTCCTTGCTACTGGTCGGCGCCCTGATGGGGGCTGCAGTAGTCACGACAATGTCACAGGTGCCGATCAACGTCTCCGTGGCAGCCAACGCGGCGGCGACGGATACATACCGGCAGCTCAATCTGTTCGGTGACGTTTTCGAACGGGTCCGCTCCGACTATGTTGAAGTCCCCGACGATGCCCAGCTCATCGAAAGTGCCATCAACGGCATGCTGACGTCGCTGGACCCGCATTCAAGCTATATGTCGCCGAAGAGTTTCCGCGACATGCAGGTGCAGACCCGCGGAGAATTCGGCGGCCTCGGGATCGAAGTCACCATGGAGGAAGGCCTGGTAAAGGTCGTCACTCCGATCGACGACACGCCGGCGGCCAAGGCCGGTATCCGTGCGGGTGACTACATCACCGCCATCGATGGCGAACAGGTCCAGGGTCTCACCCTGAACGAGGCCGTCGAAAAGATGCGCGGCCCGGTCAATACCGATATCGTGGTCACCATCCGCCGGGAAGGCACGGTCGATCCGTTCGATGTCACCATCACCCGCGACGTGATCCGCATCCGTGCGGTGCGCTGGCGGGAAGAGGACGATGTCGGCTACATCCGGCTGACCCAGTTCAACGAACAGACCTTCGACGGCCTTCAGGAAGGCATCGAGGAGATGACCGCGAATATCGGCGCGGACAAGCTGAAAGGCTTCGTGATCGATCTGCGGAACAATCCCGGTGGTCTTCTCGACCAGGCGATTGCGGTTTCCGATGCGTTCCTCGATCGCGGGGAGATCGTTTCGACCCGTGGCCGCGAGGCGGATGAAACCCAGCGTTACAATGCCCGTGCAGGCGACCTGACGGCAGGCAAGCCGGTCATCGTGCTTGTGAACGGCGGCTCCGCTTCCGCTTCGGAAATCGTTGCCGGCGCCCTGCAGGATCATCGCCGCGCGACCGTTCTCGGCACGCGGTCCTTCGGCAAGGGTTCGGTGCAGACGATCATTCCGCTCGGCGCCAATGGGGCAATCCGGCTGACGACCGCCCGCTACTACACGCCGTCCGGCACGTCCATTCAGGCAAAGGGTATCCTGCCGGATATCGAGTCCCTGCAGACGCTGCCCGAGGATCTGGTCGGCCGCGCCGAAACCAAGGGTGAGGCCGGCCTGCGCGGTCACCTTGAAGCTGACGGCGAGGAAGAAGGCTCCGGCAGCCAGGCCTACGTGCTGCCGGATCCCAAGGACGACGCCCAGTTGAACCTGGCCCTGGACCTGCTCCGCGGCACTCAGGTGAACAGCGCCTTCCCGCCGGTGCCGGACACGGCCGCCAAAAACTGA
- a CDS encoding GNAT family N-acetyltransferase: MVVESDGLLDESSLAAAPLPQEAVRVRLDRPRADDLTDLVFLANNKTVAANLATMPYPFTVQDGRALITKAGVPRPNFALFAIRMKSTGRLIGIARYANVEPGGPVHVGYWLGEPFWGQGLATEAVHSLVDHAFTYNDIQELQGSCRVTNPASRRVLIKSGFQYRDQGMIRSVGAGGSVPIERYTLERAVWKSLKGWGQGR; the protein is encoded by the coding sequence ATGGTTGTTGAAAGCGATGGTTTATTAGACGAAAGCAGTTTGGCCGCGGCCCCATTGCCGCAGGAAGCGGTTCGCGTGCGGCTCGACAGGCCGCGAGCGGACGATCTCACCGATCTGGTGTTTCTGGCCAACAACAAGACCGTGGCGGCAAACCTCGCCACCATGCCCTATCCCTTTACCGTGCAGGATGGCCGCGCGCTGATCACCAAGGCCGGGGTCCCGCGTCCCAACTTCGCCCTGTTCGCGATCCGGATGAAAAGCACCGGACGGCTCATCGGCATAGCTCGCTATGCAAATGTGGAACCGGGCGGCCCCGTCCATGTCGGCTACTGGCTGGGCGAACCCTTCTGGGGCCAGGGTCTTGCGACGGAGGCAGTGCATTCGCTGGTCGATCATGCCTTCACCTACAACGATATCCAGGAGCTTCAGGGCTCGTGCAGGGTGACCAATCCCGCCTCGCGCCGGGTTCTGATCAAGTCCGGCTTCCAGTACCGGGATCAGGGAATGATCCGGTCCGTCGGCGCCGGCGGGTCGGTGCCGATCGAGCGCTACACGCTGGAGCGCGCCGTCTGGAAGTCGCTGAAAGGCTGGGGGCAGGGACGATGA
- the obgE gene encoding GTPase ObgE — MKFLDQAKIYVRSGNGGAGSVSFRREKYIEYGGPDGGDGGRGGDVIVECVDGLNTLIDYRYKQHFKAGTGIHGMGRNRTGAHGDNVVLKVPVGTQIFEEDNETLIADFTEIGQRVVLLKGGNGGFGNAHFKSSVNQAPRRANPGLEGEEKWIWLRLKLIADAGLVGLPNAGKSTFLATVSAAKPKIADYPFTTLHPNLGIVEIDGRSFAIADIPGLIEGAHEGTGLGDRFLGHVERTRVLLHLVDGSGLEDPGESYNVVRRELEAYGAGLIDKPEIVALSKCDALTDELIAEKSASLEAACRHKPLILSSASGLNVDRALRMIMRAIDRDKEDAANQVPSPGEEGWHP; from the coding sequence ATGAAATTCCTCGATCAGGCCAAGATTTACGTGCGCTCCGGCAACGGCGGGGCGGGCAGTGTGTCGTTCCGGCGGGAAAAATACATCGAATACGGCGGGCCGGACGGCGGCGACGGCGGCCGGGGCGGTGACGTGATCGTCGAATGTGTCGACGGTCTCAACACACTGATCGACTACCGCTACAAGCAGCATTTCAAGGCCGGAACCGGTATTCACGGCATGGGCCGCAACCGGACCGGTGCCCATGGCGATAACGTGGTGCTGAAGGTGCCCGTCGGAACCCAGATCTTCGAGGAAGACAACGAGACGCTGATTGCCGACTTCACCGAGATCGGCCAGCGCGTCGTGCTCCTGAAGGGCGGCAATGGCGGCTTCGGCAACGCGCATTTCAAGTCCTCGGTCAACCAGGCGCCGCGCCGGGCGAACCCGGGCCTTGAAGGCGAGGAGAAATGGATCTGGCTGCGGCTGAAGCTGATCGCCGATGCCGGCCTGGTCGGCCTGCCCAATGCGGGCAAGTCCACCTTCCTGGCAACGGTGTCGGCGGCCAAGCCCAAGATCGCGGACTATCCGTTCACCACCCTTCATCCCAACCTCGGCATTGTCGAGATCGACGGCCGCAGCTTTGCCATCGCCGATATTCCGGGGCTGATCGAAGGTGCGCATGAAGGTACCGGCCTCGGCGACCGGTTCCTCGGCCATGTGGAGCGCACCCGCGTTCTCCTGCATCTGGTCGACGGCTCCGGCCTGGAAGATCCGGGCGAGTCCTACAATGTCGTGCGCAGGGAACTGGAAGCCTATGGCGCCGGCCTCATCGACAAGCCGGAAATCGTGGCGCTGTCCAAATGCGATGCGCTGACGGACGAGCTGATTGCGGAAAAATCGGCCAGTCTGGAAGCAGCCTGCCGCCACAAGCCGTTGATCCTGTCGTCCGCCAGCGGGCTCAATGTCGACCGGGCGCTGCGCATGATCATGCGCGCCATCGACAGGGACAAGGAAGATGCGGCCAACCAGGTGCCTTCGCCCGGTGAGGAGGGATGGCACCCCTGA
- a CDS encoding murein hydrolase activator EnvC family protein, with protein sequence MSCLVAGLLVLPVPAPASESVDEIARQQAAVSPEVDAALERKKQRESELAALSRDIEVSTDRQAAIAREIRALDRDRETLNAKIIGTSDTIKGLETELNNTERRLRSLGENEDAVRLSLLARRDILAEVLAALQRIGKRPPPALAVRPSDALSAVRSAILLNAVMPELKVETEALAADLEELARLKTVIAAEKNRLRGDAMRLAEEKSRLELLLSAKRQEHQKSVKVLEEEKQRSAQLAEQAGSLQELISTLEAEIESAREAAEKSRQAALDAKRNASRRFDPFSDPGRLAPVIPFQEAKGQLPLPVAGTLLKDFGEEDDFGGVTEGQSIATRPGSNVASPADGWVVYSGPFRSFGQLLILNTGDGYHVLLAGMDRIDVELGQFVLTGEPVGVMGATQWASASTFGLGSTQPILYVEFRKDGSAIDPTPWWVRTEEEKARG encoded by the coding sequence TTGAGCTGCCTTGTTGCTGGCCTGCTTGTGCTGCCGGTGCCGGCCCCGGCCAGCGAAAGCGTGGATGAAATCGCCCGGCAACAGGCCGCCGTCTCGCCTGAGGTGGACGCGGCGCTGGAGCGAAAGAAGCAGCGCGAGTCGGAACTCGCTGCGCTTTCCCGGGACATCGAGGTTTCCACGGACCGCCAGGCGGCGATCGCCCGCGAGATACGGGCGCTGGACCGGGACCGTGAAACGCTGAACGCGAAGATCATCGGCACGTCCGACACGATCAAGGGGCTTGAAACCGAGCTGAATAACACCGAGCGGCGGCTGAGAAGCCTTGGCGAGAATGAAGATGCCGTGCGCCTGTCGCTGCTTGCGCGCCGCGACATACTGGCCGAAGTGCTGGCGGCCCTGCAGAGAATAGGCAAACGTCCGCCGCCGGCTCTGGCCGTACGCCCGAGCGATGCGCTCTCCGCGGTCCGCAGCGCGATTCTCCTAAACGCGGTGATGCCCGAGCTGAAGGTCGAGACCGAAGCTCTGGCGGCCGATCTGGAGGAGCTGGCCCGGCTGAAAACCGTGATTGCGGCGGAAAAAAACCGCCTGCGCGGCGATGCGATGCGATTGGCTGAGGAAAAGTCGCGACTTGAGCTTCTGTTGAGCGCCAAAAGGCAGGAACATCAGAAGTCGGTGAAGGTGCTCGAAGAGGAAAAGCAGCGGTCGGCCCAACTGGCGGAGCAGGCAGGGTCTCTCCAGGAGCTGATCTCCACCCTGGAAGCGGAGATCGAGAGTGCCCGCGAGGCGGCGGAAAAGTCCCGGCAGGCGGCGCTGGACGCGAAACGGAACGCCTCGCGCAGGTTTGATCCGTTTTCCGACCCCGGCAGGCTGGCTCCGGTGATACCATTCCAGGAAGCCAAGGGCCAACTGCCGCTGCCGGTCGCGGGAACCTTGCTGAAGGATTTCGGTGAGGAAGACGATTTCGGCGGCGTGACCGAAGGACAATCTATCGCCACACGGCCGGGGTCTAATGTAGCCTCTCCGGCGGACGGCTGGGTGGTCTACTCGGGGCCGTTCCGTTCGTTCGGACAGCTCTTGATCCTGAATACCGGTGATGGCTACCATGTACTTCTGGCCGGAATGGACAGGATAGATGTAGAGTTGGGGCAATTCGTTCTTACCGGGGAACCGGTTGGTGTCATGGGCGCAACCCAATGGGCGAGCGCTTCGACCTTCGGCCTGGGTTCGACCCAGCCGATACTATATGTTGAATTTCGGAAAGACGGCAGTGCGATCGATCCCACTCCGTGGTGGGTACGCACCGAAGAAGAAAAGGCTCGCGGATGA